From one Chanodichthys erythropterus isolate Z2021 chromosome 3, ASM2448905v1, whole genome shotgun sequence genomic stretch:
- the natd1 gene encoding protein NATD1: protein MFVLTSARHECASHDRSRISRGTVRHTQLPPDSSRLTVAMAQAAQINVLDINTPLRVEHDKKRRQFSIRLNGSHDRAVLLYEYVGKKTVDLQHTEVPEAYRGREIAKHLAKAAMDFVVEEDLKAHLTCWYIQKYVKENPHPHYLERILH from the exons ATGTTCGTCCTTACCTCGGCGAGGCATGAATGCGCCTCTCATGATCGCAGTCGAATCAGCCGTGGCACAGTGAGACACACACAGCTCCCCCCTGACAGCAGCAGACTCACAGTCGCTATGGCCCAGGCTGCACAGATAAACGTCCTCGATATCAACACTCCTCTCAGAGTGGAGCACGACAAGAAAAGACGACAATTCAGCATCCGACTGAACG GTTCCCATGATAGGGCTGTTCTGCTGTATGAATATGTGGGGAAGAAGACGGTGGATCTGCAGCATACCGAGGTTCCTGAAGCTTACCGAGGACGAGAGATTGCCAAACACCTGGCCAAG GCTGCAATGGACTTCGTGGTAGAGGAGGACCTGAAAGCCCATTTAACCTGCTGGTACATCCAGAAGTACGTCAAAGAAAACCCTCACCCCCATTACTTGGAGCGCATCCTCCATTGA
- the tmem11 gene encoding transmembrane protein 11, mitochondrial isoform X1 has protein sequence MASLGRRRGVPVNRERGVMAATECYIVHEIYNGENAQEQFEYELEQALEAQYRYIVIEPTRIGDETARWVAVGNCLHKTAVLAGAACLLTPLALPADYSRYVALPAGALSLACAALYGISWQFDPCCKYQVEYDSQKLSRLPLHTLTSSTPVVLVRRDDVHRKRLHNTIALAALAYCAKRIYELYAV, from the exons ATGGCGTCGCTGGGAAGGAGGCGCGGTGTCCCAGTCAACAGGGAGAG GGGAGTGATGGCGGCGACGGAGTGTTACATCGTCCACGAGATCTACAACGGCGAGAATGCACAGGAGCAGTTCGAGTACGAGCTGGAACAGGCTCTGGAGGCGCAGTACCGATACATCGTCATCGAACCCACGCGCATCGGAGACGAAACAGCCCGCTGGGTGGCCGTGGGAAACTGCCTGCACAAAACCGCCGTTCTGGCCGGGGCCGCATGCCTCCTGACGCCACTCGCCCTTCCTGCCGACTACTCCCGTTATGTGGCGCTGCCGGCTGGCGCTCTTAGCCTGGCCTGCGCCGCGCTCTACGGCATCTCTTGGCAGTTCGACCCCTGCTGCAAGTACCAGGTAGAGTACGACAGTCAGAAGCTCTCGCGGCTGCCCCTGCACACGCTCACCTCCTCTACGCCGGTGGTTCTGGTTCGACGGGACGACGTGCACAGAAAGAGACTGCACAACACGATAGCGTTGGCGGCCCTGGCGTACTGTGCCAAGAGGATCTACGAACTGTACGCTGTATGA
- the tmem11 gene encoding transmembrane protein 11, mitochondrial isoform X2: MAATECYIVHEIYNGENAQEQFEYELEQALEAQYRYIVIEPTRIGDETARWVAVGNCLHKTAVLAGAACLLTPLALPADYSRYVALPAGALSLACAALYGISWQFDPCCKYQVEYDSQKLSRLPLHTLTSSTPVVLVRRDDVHRKRLHNTIALAALAYCAKRIYELYAV; the protein is encoded by the coding sequence ATGGCGGCGACGGAGTGTTACATCGTCCACGAGATCTACAACGGCGAGAATGCACAGGAGCAGTTCGAGTACGAGCTGGAACAGGCTCTGGAGGCGCAGTACCGATACATCGTCATCGAACCCACGCGCATCGGAGACGAAACAGCCCGCTGGGTGGCCGTGGGAAACTGCCTGCACAAAACCGCCGTTCTGGCCGGGGCCGCATGCCTCCTGACGCCACTCGCCCTTCCTGCCGACTACTCCCGTTATGTGGCGCTGCCGGCTGGCGCTCTTAGCCTGGCCTGCGCCGCGCTCTACGGCATCTCTTGGCAGTTCGACCCCTGCTGCAAGTACCAGGTAGAGTACGACAGTCAGAAGCTCTCGCGGCTGCCCCTGCACACGCTCACCTCCTCTACGCCGGTGGTTCTGGTTCGACGGGACGACGTGCACAGAAAGAGACTGCACAACACGATAGCGTTGGCGGCCCTGGCGTACTGTGCCAAGAGGATCTACGAACTGTACGCTGTATGA
- the dhrs7b gene encoding dehydrogenase/reductase SDR family member 7B isoform X1, producing the protein MGLSFRHMERVLGLGVAPLAAGTVGLLILLKVIQRLRHKQNLQDKVVVITGASSGLGKECARVFHAAGARLILCGRDQKRLQEVVEELRNKNNGKIQTYTPCTVTFDLSSTSLVSSAAKEILKCHGHVDVLINNAGISYRGNILDTQVSVQRDVMETNYFGPVALTQAILPSMIDRRSGHIVVISSVQGKISIPYRSAYAASKHATQAYFDCLRAEVDRFGLQVSVISPGYIRTNLSINAVTGDGSQYGVMDKTTAKGWDPVDVARAVLKAVFHKQKDVVLAGPLPTAAIYLRTLWPALYFRLMASRAVKEQRVKEE; encoded by the exons ATGGGTCTCAGCTTTAG GCACATGGAGCGTGTGTTAGGTTTAGGTGTTGCACCACTGGCTGCTGGGACTGTTGGGCTGCTGATTTTGCTGAAAGTGATCCAGAGACTCAGACACAAGCAAAATCTACAGGATAAAGTGGTGGTGATCACTGGAGCCAGCTCAGGCCTGGGCAAAG AGTGTGCCCGGGTCTTCCACGCGGCGGGGGCCCGACTGATCCTTTGCGGACGGGACCAGAAGAGACTGCAGGAGGTCGTTGAGGAGctgagaaataaaaacaatggaaaaataCAG acTTACACTCCTTGCACTGTCACCTTTGACCTCTCCAGCACATCTCTGGTTTCCAGTGCCGCCAAGGAGATTTTGAAGTGCCACGGTCATGTTGATGTCCTTATAAACAATGCCGGCATTAGTTACCGTGGCAACATCCTGGACACCCAAGTCTCAGTTCAGCGAGATGTCATGGAGACCAACTACTTCGGTCCTGTTGCTCTTACACAAG CCATTCTGCCTTCAATGATCGATAGACGCAGTGGACATATCGTTGTCATCAGCAGTGTGCAGGGAAAGATTTCAATACCCTACAGATCTGCAT ATGCTGCATCTAAGCATGCGACGCAAGCCTACTTTGACTGTTTGAGGGCAGAGGTCGACAGGTTCGGCCTGCAGGTGTCTGTCATCAGCCCAGGTTACATCAGAACAAACCTGTCCATCAATGCAGTCACAGGGGACGGCTCTCAGTATGGAG TAATGGACAAAACCACAGCAAAGGGGTGGGATCCAGTGGACGTGGCGCGTGCTGTTCTGAAGGCAGTCTTTCACAAACAGAAAGACGTCGTATTGGCCGGGCCGCTGCCTACTGCAGCCATCTATCTTCGTACACTCTGGCCTGCTCTCTACTTCAGACTGATGGCTTCACGGGCCGTGAAAGAACAGAGAGTGAAAGAAGAATAA
- the dhrs7b gene encoding dehydrogenase/reductase SDR family member 7B isoform X2 encodes MGLSFRHMERVLGLGVAPLAAGTVGLLILLKVIQRLRHKQNLQDKVVVITGASSGLGKECARVFHAAGARLILCGRDQKRLQEVVEELRNKNNGKIQTYTPCTVTFDLSSTSLVSSAAKEILKCHGHVDVLINNAGISYRGNILDTQVSVQRDVMETNYFGPVALTQAILPSMIDRRSGHIVVISSVQGKISIPYRSAYAASKHATQAYFDCLRAEVDRFGLQVSVISPGYIRTNLSINAVTGDGSQYGGERMRFLS; translated from the exons ATGGGTCTCAGCTTTAG GCACATGGAGCGTGTGTTAGGTTTAGGTGTTGCACCACTGGCTGCTGGGACTGTTGGGCTGCTGATTTTGCTGAAAGTGATCCAGAGACTCAGACACAAGCAAAATCTACAGGATAAAGTGGTGGTGATCACTGGAGCCAGCTCAGGCCTGGGCAAAG AGTGTGCCCGGGTCTTCCACGCGGCGGGGGCCCGACTGATCCTTTGCGGACGGGACCAGAAGAGACTGCAGGAGGTCGTTGAGGAGctgagaaataaaaacaatggaaaaataCAG acTTACACTCCTTGCACTGTCACCTTTGACCTCTCCAGCACATCTCTGGTTTCCAGTGCCGCCAAGGAGATTTTGAAGTGCCACGGTCATGTTGATGTCCTTATAAACAATGCCGGCATTAGTTACCGTGGCAACATCCTGGACACCCAAGTCTCAGTTCAGCGAGATGTCATGGAGACCAACTACTTCGGTCCTGTTGCTCTTACACAAG CCATTCTGCCTTCAATGATCGATAGACGCAGTGGACATATCGTTGTCATCAGCAGTGTGCAGGGAAAGATTTCAATACCCTACAGATCTGCAT ATGCTGCATCTAAGCATGCGACGCAAGCCTACTTTGACTGTTTGAGGGCAGAGGTCGACAGGTTCGGCCTGCAGGTGTCTGTCATCAGCCCAGGTTACATCAGAACAAACCTGTCCATCAATGCAGTCACAGGGGACGGCTCTCAGTATGGAGGTGAGAGAATGCGGTTCTTGAGT TAA